Proteins found in one Silene latifolia isolate original U9 population unplaced genomic scaffold, ASM4854445v1 scaffold_20.1, whole genome shotgun sequence genomic segment:
- the LOC141638365 gene encoding LOW QUALITY PROTEIN: DNA-directed RNA polymerase IV subunit 1-like (The sequence of the model RefSeq protein was modified relative to this genomic sequence to represent the inferred CDS: deleted 1 base in 1 codon), with the protein MDIDVDYEKQVPAGILNGIKFSVLSETDAEKLSVISIETPASVTDPRLGFPNPSSQCATCGATNTKYCEGHFGVINFPYTILHPYFISEVVQILNGICPGCKSVRRERRAKGAKNKARIDQLKPCRYCAARAPYVRFRLSTTDLFKKTAIIAELNERTHNKYQLHDYWDFLPQDVQVPVDESTSSTKRVLSPAQVHALLKDVDKSFIKEFVSEIDVLFMNCFPVTPNCHRVTEIVHPQSCGQKIIFDDRSRAFRRLVDFRGTANELGSRVLDCLKLSKLRLEKATTNGTENNNECPLNTSASKWMKEVILTKRSDHIIRSVVTGDPNLRVWEIGIPCCIAERLQISEHLNPWNREKLSASCNLRFLEKGDVYVRLKGELIRVCRMEDFQLGDLIRRPLNDGDVMLVNRPPSIHQHSILALYVKILPINTVVSINPLCCAPLRGDFDGDCLHAFVPQSVEARVELKELVGLDRQLRNGQSGKNLLSLTHDSLTAAHLIMLEGNFLSRTQMEQLEMLSSRQLLSSAISDTASRGLTLWTGKQFFSLLLPSDFDYVSPSNEVHISKGELLEAPEGSSWLRGDADGNLFEGLINHCGGKALEYVDIAQRVLCEWLSSRGLSVSLQDLYLCSDGHTHKNLIDEVSCGLEEAEKNCHLKQLLMESFTSYLTGTQDEDENIKSLEVEKLCYEKQKSAALSRASADAFKFVFRDIQNLTHQYAVKDNSFLAMIKSGSKGNLMKIVQQSMCLGLQHSLVPLSFRHPHRLSCTAWNDMKKQKGTSEGDFGFAKSFIPFAVVESSFVSGLNPLESFVHSVTSRSSSFSENAEVPGTLTRKLTFFMRDILLAYDGTVRSAYGNQVIQFDYAMEKDRIVPHDKSKGSSDDSMDECNAVGGHPVGALAACAISEAAYSALDQPISILEPSPLLNFKKTLESGSRKRTGRKTVSLFLADKLRRVRYGFEYGALEVKNHLEKLLFSDTVSKVLILYSPQTSNRLNVCPWVCHFHVSKDILKRRRLKVISIIDALTKECEANPSLSNVQIARKNGCLADTESENNAALCITATISQSSRNSCHDLKTIRDVIIPSLLAALVKGFIEVDKVDISWRDQPKDSRAAKHLAGGELYLSVSLSPSGGSKNPWNQLMDACLPIMGLIDWSRSYPDDLSEIFSAYGVDAAWNSFLRNLKSVVSDIGKTVLPEHLNLVADCLSVAGEFVGLSAKGIAKQKAHVSVSSPFMLACFTNAGASFIKAAKRGATDGLHGSLDSLAWGNVPRVGTGAPFEFLYSRKTHEIEKPLDVYKLLASQESVPESDVKIDVPPNGEKLVSEMFRTQLLQKQFPKGLKSIGLPKALLQSQISVDDILNLGRLCNKLLHKYAIGERLSDNDKTGVLMVLKFHPHKEKKIGDGAVDIKVGEHSEHKGSRCFILERQDGSFEDFSYKKCIHGALEVIAPHRANIYQTRWLRNGTKH; encoded by the exons AGTATTGTGAAG GTCATTTTGGGGTCATCAATTTTCCTTATACAATACTGCATCCGTATTTTATATCTGAAGTTGTACAGATTCTGAACGGAATTTGCCCAGGATGCAAATCCGTTCGAAGAGAAAGACGTGCTAAG GGTGCCAAAAACAAGGCTAGGATTGATCAGCTAAAGCCATGTAGATATTGTGCT GCAAGGGCTCCGTATGTGAGATTTCGACTTTCCACCACCGACCTGTTTAAAAAGACTGCAATTATAGCAGAGCTTAATGAGAGGACACATAACAAATACCAACTTCATGATTATTGGGATTTTCTTCCACAAGATGTTCAGGTTCCAGTGGACGAAAGTACTAGCAGTACTAAAAGAGTCCTGTCACCAGCACAG GTTCATGCTTTGTTAAAAGATGTTGACAAAAGCTTCATAAAGGAGTTTGTTTCCGAAATTGATGTACTTTTCATGAACTGCTTCCCTGTGACACCCAACTGTCACCGTGTTACAGAAATTGTGCATCCACAATCTTGTGGGCAAAAAATTATTTTT GATGACCGAAGTAGGGCTTTCAGGAGGTTAGTTGATTTCAGAGGGACTGCAAATGAGTTGGGGTCTCGTGTGCTTGACTGCTTGAAACTATCCAAG TTACGTCTAGAGAAGGCAACTACTAATGGTACTGAGAACAACAATGAATGCCCCTTGAATACGTCAGCTTCAAAGTGGATGAAGGAAGTAATCCTCACCAAGCGGAGTGATCACATTATTCGCTCGGTTGTTACCGGTGATCCTAATTTGAGGGTTTGGGAGATTGGCATTCCTTGTTGTATCGCTGAAAGACTGCAAATCTCTGAGCATCTTAATCCTTGGAACAGAGAAAAGTTGTCAGCTAGTTGCAATCTTAGATTCCTTGAGAAGGGAGACGTCTATGTCCGA TTAAAAGGCGAATTGATTCGTGTCTGTCGCATGGAGGATTTCCAGTTAGGAGATCTGATACGTAGGCCTTTAAATGATGGAGATGTCATGCTGGTAAATAGGCCTCCATCAATACATCAACATTCCATACTTGCCCTATATGTGAAGATTCTTCCAATAAATACGGTAGTCTCGATTAATCCTCTATGCTGTGCTCCCTTGCGTGGGGATTTCGACGGTGATTGTCTTCATGCCTTTGTGCCCCAATCAGTAGAGGCTAGAGTTGAACTTAAAGAACTTGTGGGCTTGGATAGGCAGTTGAGAAATGGACAGAGTGGAAAAAATCTTCTTTCTCTCACCCACGACAGCTTGACAGCTGCACATCTGATCATGTTGGAAGGTAATTTCCTATCCAGAACCCAGATGGAGCAACTCGAAATGTTGTCTTCTCGACAGTTATTGTCATCTGCAATCAGCGATACAGCGTCCAGGGGTCTTACTTTATGGACTGGGAAACAGTTTTTCAGCTTGTTACTTCCTTCAGATTTCGACTACGTCTCTCCTTCAAATGAGGTCCACATTAGTAAAGGAGAACTATTGGAAGCTCCGGAAGGGTCATCTTGGTTGCGAGGGGATGCAGATGGGAACTTATTTGAAGGTCTTATAAACCATTGTGGTGGTAAAGCTCTTGAGTATGTGGATATCGCTCAGAGAGTCCTCTGTGAGTGGTTGTCATCCAGGGGGCTGAGTGTCTCTTTACAGGACCTTTATCTTTGTTCCGATGGACACACACATAAGAATTTGATTGATGAAGTTTCTTGTGGTCTCGAAGAAGCCGAGAAGAACTGCCATCTAAAACAGCTGTTGATGGAGTCTTTCACAAGTTACCTCACTGGCACACAGGATGAGGATGAGAATATCAAGTCACTTGAGGTGGAAAAGCTATGTTATGAAAAACAAAAATCTGCTGCTCTAAGTCGAGCTTCAGCCGATGCTTTCAAATTTGTCTTCCGAGATATTCAAAACTTGACTCATCAGTATGCCGTTAAGGACAATTCTTTTCTGGCCATGATAAAATCAGGAAGCAAAGGGAATCTGATGAAAATAGTTCAACAGAGTATGTGTCTCGGGTTACAACATTCACTTGTACCTTTGTCGTTTAGACATCCTCATAGGCTCTCATGCACTGCTTGGAATGACATGAAGAAACAAAAGGGAACTTCTGAAGGCGATTTTGGATTTGCCAAATCGTTTATTCCATTTGCTGTGGTTGAAAGTTCATTTGTTTCGGGTTTGAACCCGCTTGAATCATTTGTTCATTCTGTTACTAGTCGAAGTAGCTCCTTTAGTGAAAATGCCGAAGTTCCTGGAACATTGACAAGAAAACTTACATTTTTCATGCGTGATATCCTGCTGGCATATGATGGTACTGTTAGAAGTGCATATGGAAATCAAGTTATTCAGTTCGATTATGCCATGGAAAAAGATAGGATTGTTCCACATGACAAAAGCAAGGGATCAAGTGACGATAGCATGGATGAGTGCAATGCTGTTGGCGGTCATCCTGTTGGTGCCCTGGCAGCTTGTGCTATTTCTGAAGCTGCTTATAGTGCTTTAGATCAACCAATCAGCATACTAGAGCCATCTCCATTACTAAATTTCAAG AAAACATTGGAGAGTGGCTCTAGAAAAAGAACTGGACGCAAGACTGTTTCACTATTTCTTGCTGACAAGCTAAGAAGGGTTCGTTACGGTTTTGAATATGGGGCCTTAGAAGTTAAGAATCATCTTGAGAAGCTTTTATTTTCTGACACTGTCTCGAAGGTCTTGATTCT CTACTCACCACAGACCTCTAATCGACTAAATGTATGCCCTTGGGTTTGCCATTTTCACGTAAGCAAG gACATTCTGAAAAGGCGGCGACTGAAAGTTATCTCTATCATTGACGCCCTCACCAAGGAGTGTGAGGCAAATCCCTCGCTTTCTAATGTGCAGATAGCCAGGAA GAATGGTTGTCTAGCTGATACCGAAAGTGAAAACAATGCTGCACTCTGTATCACTGCTACAATCAGTCAAAGCTCACGAAATTCTTGCCACGATTTGAAAACTATTCGAGATGTGATCATACCAAGTCTTCTGGCTGCTCTAGTAAAAG GATTTATCGAGGTTGACAAGGTAGATATCTCGTGGCGTGATCAGCCTAAAGATTCAAGAGCAGCTAAGCATTTAGCTGGTGGTGAACTATACTTAAGTGTTTCTCTCTCACCAAGTGGCGGTAGCAAAAACCCATGGAATCAGTTAATGGATGCTTGTCTTCCTATCATGGGTTTGATAGACTGGTCGCGCAGTTACCCTGATGACCTGAGTGAGATATTCTCAGCATATGGTGTTGATGCTGCATGGAACTCTTTCCTTCGG AATTTGAAGTCTGTTGTCAGTGATATCGGCAAGACTGTTCTTCCTGAGCACCTAAACCTAGTGGCAGACTGTCTGTCAGTGGCAGGAGAATTTGTAGGGTTGAGTGCAAAAGGAATCGCGAAGCAAAAAGCTCATGTCTCTGTGTCATCTCCATTTATGCTGGCTTGCTTTACT AATGCAGGTGCTTCGTTCATAAAAGCTGCTAAGCGAGGAGCGACTGACGGGCTGCACGGCAGCTTGGACTCTTTGGCATGGGGTAATGTTCCTCGTGTGGGTACCGGAGCACCTTTTGAATTTCTTTATTCTCGCAAG ACACACGAAATTGAGAAGCCCTTGGATGTTTATAAACTTCTGGCTAGCCAAGAGAGTGTTCCTGAAAGTGACGTGAAAATAGACGTACCTCCCAATGGCGAGAAGCTTGTCTCGGAAATGTTTCGTACTCAGCTTCTACAAAAGCAATTTCCAAAAGGTCTCAAAAGTATTGGGTTACCAAAGGCACTTTTACAGAGCCAAATTTCGGTGGATGACATACTGAACCTCGGCCGTCTATGCAATAAATTGTTGCACAA GTACGCCATTGGTGAACGGTTGAGTGACAATGACAAGACTGGGGTACTGATGGTTTTAAAATTTCACCCACACAAGGAGAAGAAAATTGGCGACGGAGCTGTTGACATAAAG GTTGGTGAACACTCTGAACATAAAGGGAGCCGCTGCTTCATTCTAGAAAGACAGGATGGCTCATTTGAAGACTTCTCTTACAAGAAATGCATTCACGGTGCATTGGAGGTTATTGCGCCTCACCGAGCAAACATCTATCAGACTCGGTGGTTGCGCAATGGTACGAAACATTAG